The following DNA comes from Brassica oleracea var. oleracea cultivar TO1000 chromosome C5, BOL, whole genome shotgun sequence.
TAGGATGTCGATACTTTACTGTGATGTTATTAATGGCCCGACAGTCCACACACTCCTCCATGAGCCGTCTTTCTTCGGTACGAGTAGGACAGGCACGGCACAAGGACTAAGGCTCTTTCGGATATAGCCTTTCTCAAGCAGCTCCCCAATTTTTTTCTGAAGCTCCTTGGTCTCCACCGGATTGGTGTGGTACGCAGGTCGGTTAAGTAGAGACGCGCCAGGGACGAAGTCGATCTGATGCTCAATCCCTCTTACTGGTGGCAATCCTTTAGGATTTTCATCTGGAAAAACATCAGAATACTCCTGCAAAACATCTAGAAGTTCACTCGGAATCTCCGGTGCAAAGTCAGTGGAAGAAGAAGCCATAAGAGATTCTTTATACACAAGTAAAAGAAATGGCTTTTGAGAGTAAAGAGACTTCCTGACCTGACCTTCTTTGATAAAGAAGTTAGAGTTTCTGGTAGACGTTTCAGACTTATCCTTCTTAGGCTCCTGGTCTCGACCATTCTTAAGTTGAACTTGATCTTGATGAACCTCCAAAGGTGTCAAGGGAACCAAAGTGATTTCTTTCCCTTGTGATCAAAGGAGTGTCGGTTTGTAAAGCCATCATGCACGGCCTTCTTATCAAATTGCCATGGCCGGCCCAAAAGAATGTGGCATGTGTCCATAGGCAGAACGTTGCAAATGACCTCGTCTTCATATCGGCCAATGGTAAGGGGGACGGTCACTTGTTCCCTCACGTACTGTTCTCCAGATTCATTGAGTCACTCCAACCTGAAAGGATGAGAAAGAGGCCGAGTAACAAGCCCAAGTTTCTTTACAAGGGTGTCACTAGCCACATTAGTGCAACTACCTCCATCTATGATCAAAGAACAAACTTTTTTTGAAATGAGACATCTAAAATGAAAGAGATTCTCCCTTTGTTCTTTGTCGTTGATCTTTGGTTGCACACTCAAGGATCTTCTAGTAACCAACAGTGGACCATGAGCCGGATATTCAAGGATGTCCTCATCAAATATCGGACCAGAATCTTCTACAAAGGTCGAGGAGAACTCGTCAATCACGCCATCGACCTCTTTGTCAAAAATGGGGCCATAGGCATCGTCCAATGGTTTTCTAGCAACAAGGAGAGGGCCATGAGCTGGGTAATCAAGTGTCTCATCATCATCAAAGACTGGTCAAAGATCCTCCTTGTCATCTACGGATTCTACTTCTCCGTTCTCCAAAAGAACCATCACCTTTTGGTTTGGACACCGATTAGCATAGTGGCCAAGGCCATGACATCTGAAGCACTGAATATCTCGGGTTCATTTTGAAGTTTCCTCTTTCTTTTCTCTATCAACATGAGCAGGGGCATTAGTCTTAAAAGCATTATTTGTTGTGGTCGAAGACTTACCCTTGTCTTGATAGTTGGCTTTGGATGCAAAAGAGGGTTTGGGAGCCAAGGACAGTTTAGAGATGCCCTTTCTTTTGACTTTCTATTCGATCAGAATAGCCTTGTGTAACATCTGCTCCATGTTGTCGTACTCTTGAAGCTCCATACGATCTTGGATGTCACGGTTGAGACCGGTGAGAAACCTAGCCATGGTGGCGTCTACGGGTTCATCCACATTTGTCTTGATCATGAGGATCTCCATCTCTTGGTGATAGTCCTCAACTGACTTGGTTCCTTGCAGCAAACGTCTCAATTTGTGTTGGAGATCGCGGTGATAGTGATCAGGAACAAAGCGTCTCCTCATGATCATGGTGAGCTCGGCCCAAGTATCAACTGGTCTTTCACCTGCTCTCCTCCTGTGAGTCACAACTTGATCATACCAATTAATAGCATAGCCAGAGAATTCAGAAGCCGCAAGCCTAGCCTTTCTAAGATCATTAAAATTTTGACAATCGAAAACAAGTTCAATTTTTCTTCCCCATTCTAGAAAAGCATCCGGGTCATTCTTGCCCTCAAAACTTGAAATTTTCAATTTCAATCCACCCAAACCATTATCAGCTCGATCATTTCTAGCAAATGGATTGACATCACCTTGATTTTGGTTTCTAGGTCCTCTCCTAGGCCGGTTGATGGATCGTCGTCCACACATCGTACTCCTCCTCTTGGATGAGATGGTCGGATCGGCTGCGTCTCCTTGGTCGATCGCGTCTGGCTCCGGTTTGAGATCGAGTTGACCGGTTGATTTGAAGCTCATCAAGTCTCTGATGGATCTGTTCCAAACCTGTATTCAACAAGTTAGTCATAGAATCATTCAAAGCTCTCATTTGCAAGTTAGACAAGCCGGCCATAGAGTTTCCGGGACGGTTCCTTTATTCTCCACTACTCATGGTTTTCCTGAAAATCTTAAACATGGAAAGTTAGATAAGACCTCACACTCTCAGGTGTTTAACCTTGCTCACACACGTGTTTCACTCAATTTGGTAATCACACAAAAGAGTTTCCCTCAAAGTTCTAAGAAAACAAACTAGATAACCCAAAAATGAGAATCCCAAGTGAACCACCCAAGAAACAAGATAGAGAGATAAGAGATTTAACAAGGGAAATCCCTATTAACCACCTCCAAGGCCGGATTTCTCCTCGGCCAGCAGACTTACTCTTCCACCACCAAACCGCAATCGAAATCTTTTTATATATATATATATATATATATATATATTCGATTAGATCTTTCTCTTTTTAAAAAAAAAATATGGATGGTAAAGAGGGGCCCGGATTCAAGATAGATAGAAGAAGAATTTTTATGAAGAAAATGGTAGATGAGAAAGATGGAATGAAAAGAGACAACAGAAGAGTGGCTCTGATACCACTTGAAGAACCCTAAGGAACGAACACTCAACCGGATCTGATGATATGAACTCGATCTGAAGAGATAGAGAACTGATGGATTGTTTAGTGACACAAAGGGCTGCGGAAGACCCGATGATACAACCAGAAGTTTCAATGGCCGCTTGATTTGACACACAAGTCTGGCTCAAAGAAAGGGATTCACTTGGAGATAACCTCACCAAGAGAACAAGGATGTTCTAAGCAAAGAACAAAGAGAGAAAACTCAAAAATGAATAAGGAAAATCGAATACTTTATTTCATGGATGTGTTCTCATACTTATGAAAAAGAGACATAGGAAATAGATAATTGACCTGATCTAGTCAAAGAACAGAAAAATATGTTGACTGGTCGAAGTGAACCATTCGGCTACCCATGTCCAGATTCAATGTAGCCAACAGCTCGTCCCGCGGTAAGGAGCAGCACGCGTCCGGTACGGTCTTCATGTTCGGATGGGAGATTCTCACGGACTATTTGGGACCAAATGGAAGCTAAGTCATCAGAAAGCTTCAAGAGTCTTGCCTTAGAAGGATTTGTAAGCTCAAAGTTCATGAACTGATCGAAGTGTCGGATCAGTTCATCAGAACGATCGCCGGTTCGACCAAGACGGCTTAAGAGAGAGAGGCCATGGTCGGATTTGGATTCCACTCAACCAACTTCACTTCTGACTTGACCGATGGACTTAGCATGACGAACAGGATGGAAAAGGCGAGCTTCAGTACGGTTGATTTGGCCATCCGGTCGCGGGTTATGCTGAAGCTCCAATCCGGATGAATGCGGGCCGAGACGATACACGGCCCGATCAGTCTGTCCGGCCCGATCAGTCTGTCCGGCCCGATCGATGGACCGAACCTCTGTTGCATTGTTTCGGACGTTCTGAACCTCGTTCTGATCTGATTCCATGGACTGATCCTCGGACTAGGGCACATCAAATCAGGCCACGAGTGCGGCACCAGAAATAGACCGTGTACTAAAAGAAACCCAAAACTCCCGTTCACCGCCATGATCTACAATAAGCCGATACAACACATAGGAAAAATAAGATTCCCGACCTACGACGGAAACTCAGACCCCCGTCAGTACATGATCGCTTTCACCATAGCCATGGGACGAACCAACTTCACCCCAGACAAGAAAGACGCCGGATACTGTCAGCTCTTCGTAGAAAATCTCAGCGGACAGGCCCTCAGCTGGTTCTCAAGGCTCGAATCCGGTTCGATCGACAGCTACCAACAACTGTCCACGTCTTTCCTTAAACACTACTCGATATATATCGAGGACGGAGCGACAGAAGCAGATCTTTACACTCTGTCCCAGGAACGAACCGAATCCCTCAGAAGCTTCATCGGAAGATTCAAAAAGATCGTGTCTCGCGTCAAAGTACCGGACAAGATAGCCACGACGGCCTTGATCAACGCCCTGTGGTACGAATCGAAGCTGGACGAAGACCTCAAGATAAACAAAACACAAACACTCCAAGATGCGCTTCACAGGTCAAACTTGTTTATCGAACTAGAAGAAGACAAGGAGGCAATGGCTAAGAAATACGCGGCAACAAGGACGGTCGCAACCAAAGATGAACCGAAAGAAGAATGCCACGAGTCACGAAGTCGATCGGAGACGGAACGAAAGAAAGAAGAAGGTGATCGAAAGGCCCTGAGCTTCCATGTCAGTGACGTGCAGAGACCACCAAGACAAGCCTGGAACAAATGGTCCCGAGAGGACGATTCAACAATGTACTGCGAATTTCACAAGAGGAATGAGCATTCAACGATGGAATGCAGGCACTTGCAAGAATACCTACTTGGGAAGTATCAAAGAGGCGAAATCAAACCCCCAGACGGTGAAAGAACCAGGACCGACGATAACCGAAGGGATGACCGCCGTAGAACGCCGCCAAGAAGAGAGCCGATCCGCATGGAGCGTGAGGTCAAAAACAAAAACTGCATAGAGATGATATCTCCAAAAAGAGAGCGCCCAGAAGAACGGCCAGAAGACAACCTCTCACCTCCACCATGAAGACGAATCAACATCATCATGAGAGGAACCCCTCAAGCAGCGAGAATAGCCGTAACCACCAAAGGATCAGGCGCGCCCAAGGACGACGCCACCTACAACCAAATCAAACATCCCCCGGTGACGTTCAGCAACAGAGATAGCAAAGGACTATACTCCCCGCACAACCACCCCCTGGTCATTTCGTTAACCATTGCCGATTTCGAAGTACCTAGAATCCTGATAGACACCGGGAGCTCCGACGACGTAATTTTCAAAGACGCCCTAAGGAAGATGGGCAAAGACGAAAGCCGCATAAAACCCAAAAGGAGTCCCTTAGTCAGCTTCGCAGGAGACACCACCATATCAGAAGGAACGGTCAAACTCCCAGTGTACGTAGGAAACACCCGCCGAGCAGTACGATTTACAATAATCGACAAGCCAAACATCTACAACGCAATCTTCGGAACCCCCTGGATCAACTCAATGAAACAGGTACCGTCAACCTACCACCAATGCATCAAGATCCCGCTACCGGATGGGGTTTGCACGATTAAAGGAGGCCAAAACACATCCATAGCGTGCTTCGTGACAGAACGGAAAACGAGGGAACGAAAGGGGAAACCCGACGACAACGACAAGAAATTGAAAGAAAAACTTCAGCGGCGAAAGAGAGCGTCCGAAAAAGGTACCAAGATCAAGCACATCATAATCAGAAGAGAAGGCACCACCCCCCCAAGACGAAGGAAAACAAGCGTCACAAAAAGAAAAGGAAAACGCCGTCCAGAAAACTAAAGAAGAAACGCTGCCATCGTCGTCATCACCATCATCGCCAACCAAGCACGACCCAAAGCAAACAACCACCGACATCAACGACTGAAGCAATTCAAAACCCGAGCTCGCGGAATAAGCATCACACATGGAAACGCTTAGCCCCCTGATGTGCCGCAGTCCACGGATCATTACATGGAACCAGCTCAGCATGGAGTTCAGGATGTTCTGAACATTTCAACCGAGGTTCATGTTTTTCACCGTACCAGACTTGACTTGGATCATGCCAGACTTGAGAAAGATCATGCCAGACTTGACTTGGATCATGAGGTTTCACAAAAAGATCGAGACTTCTCTCTTTTGGCTCGATTGCCTCATACTGCACGTACCGGCGACCGTACTGATGGACTGATCGACCCTTTTGATCAGTTCATGCATTTTGATCAGCCAAATCTCACTAAGGCAAGGATCCTTCACCTATCTGAAGACATAGGACACACTTGGTCCACTATGGTTCATGATCTGGACATGGTGGTTCATACGGACAGTCCCACATCCGTCGTTCTCTTTACCGTGGTTCAAGCTTCAGGATACAACAAATCTGGACAGAAGCCGAACAGTCACCTTGTCTAGTATTATCTCTTTATTTTCGTATTAAAGACTAGATCTAGATCTAGATCTACTTTTTCATTTAATTCCTAGATCTACAAAACACTATAAATATGTAGTCCATTTCATCAATAAAATCAGTTCAGTTTTTGTTGTTTATTTTGTTTCTTCTCTGAGTGAGAGAGAGAGTTCTTTAGCTAGTTCATTGGTGTGAACCGGCTTGTTGATTTGGTGGTCAGCCAATTCATCTTTGTGTGTTGTTTGGTGGTTAGCCAACACATTCATTCTTTCTTTGGTGGTTAGCCTTAGATCGTGGGTATATCAAGAGTCATTTCGCATCTCTTGACGATCATTTCAATCCATCTCAGTTCCAGAAGTGCCGTTTGCCTTCTCGGATCATATCTAACACCCAGTTAAAGTGATCCTCCCTATCTTAGGGTTCTTCACCCCCGACCTTAAAAAAAAAAAAATGGACGGAGTTCCATAGGAACTACGTATGGCTTGATCCCCTCGGGGTACGTAGGCAGCCCACAGAAAAGGGTGCAGCCACAATACCAACTAAAGAAGAAACGCTCTCGGCGAAGGGCCAAAAAACCTCCGACCCGACAGCGAAGCCGAGGCCAGACTAGCACGGGTCGGTGATCGGATAAGCCGTATCTAGCTTTGCTCATGCACTTATCTCGGTCCTACCTTACAGGGGATAAGCCGGGCCGAGTCCCGCCCTTCGCCTAAAGAAGAAACGCTCTCGGCAAAGGGCCTAAAAACCCCGACCCGACAGCGAAGCCCAGGCCAGACTCGCACGGGTCGGTGACCGGATAAGCCGTATCGAGCTTTGCTCATGCACTTATCTCGGTCCTACCTTACAGGGGATAAGCCGGGCCGAGTCCCGACCTCTGCCTAAAGAAGAAACGCTCTCGGCGAAGGGCCTAAAAACCCCGACCCGACAGCGAAGCCGAGGCCAGACTCGCACGGGTCGGTGATCGGATAAGCCGTATTGAGCTTTTCTCATGCACTTATCTCGGTCCTACCTTACAGGGGATAAGCCGGGCCTAGTCCCGCCCTCCACCTAAAGAAGAAACGCTCTCGGCGAAGGGCCTAAAAACCCCGACCCGACAGCAAACCCAAGGCCAGACTCGCACGGGTCGGTGATCGGATAAGCCGTATCGAGCTTTTCTCATGCACTTATCTCGGTCCTACCTTACAGGGGATAAGCCGGGCCGAGTCCCGACCTCTGCCTAAAGAAGAAACGCTCTCGGCGAAGGGCCTAAAAACCCCGACCCGACAGCGAAGCCGAGATCGAACTCGCACAAAGACAAGACTCACCTCCAGAGCAAACGAGGGACACAACATGCAAAGCAAGAGAAAAAAACTCCAACAGTCAAAAGGAAACTCAACCAAACTACGATTCCAAAAGCAAAGATAAGAAATTCCTTCAAACATTCTTAAAAGTCTTATACATAAAAAAAAAAGAGCACAAAGAAGAAACGATCAATCGATCACCGAGTCAGCGTCAAAAGAAAAAAACGGAAGATCGCTCATCTCCAAGTCATTCACCTTCATCTGATTCAAAGCGGCCGTATGCACCAACAAAGCCTGCTTGTTCTCGGCCAGCTTCGCCACAGGTATAGGAATCCCCTCCTCGATGAACAACTTAAGGCAGCTAACAACCCCCGAAAGATGAGACTCAAACAAAATCTGGGGACGAACTACATCCCGATCAGACAAGTACTTCCTCACCTTCTCCACAAACTCACCAAAAAGAGCAAGCATGGCAGACTCAACACGACGCCTCTCCGACTCCGCTAGCTCGGCACTAGACTCCTTCAGATGCGCTACTTCCGCCTCCAAAACCGACTTCTGAGACAGCAACTTTTTCTCGCGATAGTCCCGCTCGGTGACGTCCCCCTTAAGACGACCGCCTCAGCTCTCAAGTCCCGACTCTCGACTTCAAGTGTGATCGAGTTCTCCTCCGAAGTTTTCAAAGACAGAAGAGCGGCGGACGATCTCTCCTTCTCCTCAGCCAAGAGACGACGCTCCTCCTCGAGATCGTCAGATAGACGCCTGCATTTCCCTTCGAACAGTCCCACCAGATGATTTCCTTTTATCTTCGACTGCCAAAAAAAAAACAACAACACATCAAGAGGAAAATAAATAAAACGACAAAAAAAAAAAGAAGAAGGAAAGAAAGAAGAAATACCTGAGCCTCGCAGGAAACCCACTCAAAATACTCCTGAACAAAGGACATATCCTCTAGATCCGGCAAAGAACTCGACGAGAAACGAAAACTATGCAAGTACCGCGCACAATCCTCAGGCGTAAGCGAAGAAGAATCAGGATCTTCGAAAACAAACGTCTTCTTCCTTTTCTTAGAACCTCCAGCCGGAGGCCGCTCAGAAGCACTTGCGGCCCCATGACCTCCGACAATTAGAGCACCTGAGAGAGAGGGAGCCGCCGGCGGAGAAACCGTCAGAGCATCAGGATCGGAGAGACCAACCATTGATAGGTGATCACCACCACCCGTCGTCTCGTCAAGAGAAGAATGAATAGCCGCGACAGAAGGGTCAGCATTAGGAGCAGTAGGAGGGATAACAACCGGAGCCAGAACCAAGGCTGAAGACGAACCACTCTCTTTCAGACTCGCCGACGGAAGAACAGAAGGCGTCTCGCTCATAACCTTAGTATACACGGGAATGTCCCTCTTTAACTTTCCCCATTTTCTTACCAGCGGAAGCACCTCCTCTCGTCTTAGAAGACTCAGCAACAGTTGAAGGACCGGAAGTAACCACCCGAGAAGCTAGAAAACACGAAGGAGATAAAGATCAGAAACAAACACAGAGAAGAAGAAAAAAGATGTTGCGATCATCGAACTTACCGGTAGTAATACGAGGAATACTCCGACGAACGCGCTCAACGGTAAAATCAATCCAAGCAATTCTCCCGGGACCAAGAATACGATTCAAGCGATCGGTCGCCCAAGACGGAAGAAGCCGGAATTTCCCATGAGGCACTAAAACAAAACAGCGCACAAGATCAACAAACCAAGTAACAAAGACGACGAGAAAATAGGAGAACAAATAAACTACCAGGCTCGGGATTCCACTCGGTCCGAAAAACCGCAGAAGAATCAGCCACAGAAGCAGGACTAACGCGTACAAAGAAATACTTCCGCTGCCAACCATCGGCCTTAGACGGTCCCCGGCCCTCCATAAGGCGACAGCAAGTCTTGATACTAACGGATAAAGTCTTGCCCGTAATAAGATTCATCTGGGAAATCATCTCAAAGAACTCAGCGTCGACATTAACATCCACTTCCGCGCCAAGAACCATGGAAATCACCATATTACGGATGGCAGCCGGGGACATCTGAGAGATAGCCACATCACGCTTTGTGGCATAAGAAGTCAACATCCGAGGAAGAGGAAACCATAGCCGCGATTGAAGAAAATATTGCCTATATAAACATATCCAACCCGGCGGCGCCGACCACTGCCTCTCCTCGTTCGAAAGAAGACGTGTCTCGATCTCTCGGGAAAATCCACATTTCCTCCTCATACGCTTCAAGCTATCCTCGGTAAGAAGAGTAGCCCCCTCGATCCCCTGATTACCTTCGATCGGCTCGTCGGC
Coding sequences within:
- the LOC106344618 gene encoding uncharacterized protein LOC106344618, which codes for MIYNKPIQHIGKIRFPTYDGNSDPRQYMIAFTIAMGRTNFTPDKKDAGYCQLFVENLSGQALSWFSRLESGSIDSYQQLSTSFLKHYSIYIEDGATEADLYTLSQERTESLRSFIGRFKKIVSRVKVPDKIATTALINALWYESKLDEDLKINKTQTLQDALHRSNLFIELEEDKEAMAKKYAATRTVATKDEPKEECHESRSRSETERKKEEGDRKALSFHVSDVQRPPRQAWNKWSREDDSTMYCEFHKRNEHSTMECRHLQEYLLGKYQRGEIKPPDGERTRTDDNRRDDRRRTPPRREPIRMEREVKNKNCIEMISPKRERPEERPEDNLSPPP